One genomic window of Halogeometricum sp. S3BR5-2 includes the following:
- the mutL gene encoding DNA mismatch repair endonuclease MutL, with protein MTRETETETEAEPGERVRALDEETVASIAAGEVVTRPEDVVVELVENALDAGASRIAVTVVGDGTPLLRVRDDGRGMSEADAARAVDRHTTSKLGDAADLRTVSTLGFRGEALPSVAAAGTLELVTNDGGARGTRVLVSGGEKRVEPAGRARGTTVEVRDLFADTPARRRSLASSRAEFARVSDAVSRYALARPDVAFSLVHETEGESGPSDGRRGREVFSTSGSGDYADAVLGVYDRDVAGRSTAFESERTVEDDGESATVRVEGLLAHPSVTRARRDHVYTAVNGRAFPSETLRRAVVAGYGDLLPDGRAPVAVVSLSLPAHWCDHNVHPAKREVRLRAHRAVEDAVRESVRDALSTADLRRSEEVAMDLDSTLEPVDGEESRFDDVRVIGRFRELYLLCEADDDLLVIDQHAAHERVNYERLRAARDGDGGDSESPASADVDPPATVSLSPAQAAAADEWRDELARLGFAVEPFGGGTVRVSAVPAPMGRAAAPESVRDALDALRGGETPADATEGLLKDLACHPSLKAGDELGIEEATRLVERLGACETPYACPHGRPTVLSIEEETFVRGFERRSTRME; from the coding sequence TTGACGAGAGAGACCGAAACCGAGACTGAGGCGGAACCCGGCGAGCGAGTCCGCGCGCTTGACGAGGAGACGGTGGCGAGCATCGCCGCCGGCGAAGTCGTCACGCGCCCGGAGGACGTCGTCGTGGAACTCGTGGAGAACGCCCTCGACGCGGGCGCCTCGCGGATAGCGGTGACCGTCGTCGGCGACGGGACGCCCCTGCTCCGCGTCCGCGACGACGGCCGCGGGATGAGCGAGGCGGACGCCGCCCGCGCCGTCGACCGGCACACGACGAGCAAACTCGGCGACGCCGCGGACCTGCGGACGGTGTCGACGCTCGGTTTCCGCGGCGAGGCGCTCCCGAGCGTCGCCGCGGCGGGGACGCTCGAACTCGTGACGAACGACGGCGGCGCGCGCGGGACGCGCGTGCTCGTGAGCGGCGGCGAGAAGCGCGTCGAACCGGCGGGGCGGGCGCGGGGGACGACCGTCGAGGTGCGGGACCTGTTCGCCGACACGCCCGCCCGCCGGCGGTCGCTCGCCTCCTCGCGCGCCGAGTTCGCCCGCGTTTCCGACGCCGTCTCCCGCTACGCCCTCGCCCGCCCGGACGTGGCGTTCTCGCTGGTCCACGAGACAGAAGGGGAGTCGGGGCCGTCGGACGGCCGCCGCGGCCGCGAGGTGTTCTCCACGTCCGGCAGCGGCGACTACGCCGACGCCGTCCTCGGCGTCTACGACCGCGACGTGGCCGGGCGGAGCACCGCGTTCGAGTCCGAGCGGACGGTCGAGGACGACGGCGAGTCCGCGACCGTTCGCGTCGAGGGCCTCCTCGCGCACCCCTCGGTCACCCGCGCTCGCCGCGACCACGTGTACACCGCGGTGAACGGCCGCGCGTTCCCCTCCGAGACGCTCCGCCGCGCCGTCGTCGCGGGCTACGGCGACCTGTTGCCCGACGGCCGCGCGCCCGTCGCCGTCGTCTCCCTGTCGCTCCCCGCCCACTGGTGCGACCACAACGTCCACCCGGCTAAGCGCGAAGTGCGCCTCCGCGCGCACCGGGCGGTCGAAGACGCCGTCCGAGAGTCGGTGCGCGACGCCCTCTCGACGGCCGATTTGCGCCGGAGCGAGGAGGTTGCGATGGACCTCGATTCGACGTTAGAACCCGTCGACGGCGAGGAGTCCAGATTCGACGACGTGCGCGTCATCGGCCGGTTTCGAGAGCTGTACCTGCTCTGCGAGGCCGACGACGACCTGCTGGTGATAGACCAGCACGCCGCCCACGAACGGGTGAACTACGAGCGCCTGCGGGCGGCGCGGGACGGCGACGGCGGGGACTCGGAGTCGCCCGCGTCGGCCGACGTCGACCCGCCGGCGACGGTGTCGCTGTCCCCCGCGCAGGCCGCCGCGGCCGACGAGTGGCGCGACGAACTCGCCCGACTCGGCTTCGCCGTCGAACCGTTCGGCGGCGGTACCGTCCGGGTGAGCGCCGTCCCCGCGCCGATGGGTCGGGCCGCCGCGCCGGAGAGCGTCCGCGACGCCCTCGACGCGCTCAGAGGCGGGGAGACGCCCGCGGACGCCACCGAGGGGCTGTTGAAGGACCTCGCCTGTCACCCGTCGCTGAAGGCCGGCGACGAACTCGGCATCGAGGAGGCAACGCGACTGGTCGAGCGACTCGGCGCCTGTGAGACGCCGTACGCCTGCCCGCACGGCCGGCCGACGGTGCTCTCGATAGAGGAGGAGACGTTCGTCCGCGGGTTCGAGCGGCGTTCGACGCGGATGGAGTGA